The proteins below are encoded in one region of Tolumonas auensis DSM 9187:
- the carB gene encoding carbamoyl-phosphate synthase large subunit has product MPKRTDLKSILILGAGPIVIGQACEFDYSGAQACKALREEGFRVILVNSNPATIMTDPEMADATYIEPITWEVVRKIIEKERPDAVLPTMGGQTALNCALDLERHGVLAEFGVEMIGATADAIDKAEDRRRFDLAMRSIGLECPRAGIAHNMDEAWDVQKTVGFPCIIRPSFTMGGSGGGIAYNPEEFVEICERGLDLSPTKELLIDESLIGWKEYEMEVVRDRNDNCIIVCSIENFDPMGVHTGDSITVAPAQTLTDKEYQLMRNASMAVLREIGVETGGSNVQFGINPDDGRMVIIEMNPRVSRSSALASKATGFPIAKIAAKLAIGYTLDELMNDITGGKTPASFEPSIDYVVTKVPRFNFEKFAGANDRLTTQMKSVGEVMAIGRTFQESLQKAMRGLEIGRTGFDPVIDADADDVKATIRHELQNPGADRLWYVADAFRAGMSLEEIFNDTKIDPWFLIQIEELLNLEAQVAATGLTGIDADFMRKLKRKGFADARLAKLLNVKEAQVRELRYQHKVLPVYKRVDTCAAEFSTNTAYMYSTYEEECEAAPTNKDKIIVLGGGPNRIGQGIEFDYCCVHAALALREDGYETIMVNCNPETVSTDYDTSDRLYFEPVTLEDVLEIVRIEKPKGVIVQYGGQTPLKLSRALEAAGVPIIGTSPDAIDRAEDRERFQQAVERLGLKQPQNTTVTAMEQAVEKAKEIGYPLVVRPSYVLGGRAMEIVSDEIDLRRYFNEAVSVSNESPVLLDHFLDNAIELDVDAICDGEVVVIGGVMEHIEQCGIHSGDSGCSLPPYSLKADVLAEIREQVRKLAMELKVVGLMNVQFAVKDDVIYLIEVNPRAARTVPFVSKATGAPLAKIAARVMAGQSLAQQGFTKEIIPPYFSVKEVVLPFNKFPGVDPLLGPEMRSTGEVMGVGDTFAEAYAKAQLGTGKGLPKSGRALLSVRGGDKQRAVELAAALIKAGFELDATSGTSDALTAAGIVNRKVNKVSEGRPHILDRIKNGEYTFIVNTVEGRVAIADSKQLRRGALQHKVSYTTTLNAGFASCLGMAIDETANVSSVQELHKRVKESM; this is encoded by the coding sequence ATGCCAAAACGTACCGACTTAAAAAGTATTCTGATCCTGGGTGCAGGCCCAATTGTGATCGGTCAGGCTTGTGAATTCGACTATTCCGGTGCACAAGCTTGTAAAGCACTGCGTGAAGAGGGTTTCCGCGTCATTCTGGTGAACTCTAACCCTGCCACGATCATGACTGATCCTGAAATGGCCGATGCCACTTATATCGAGCCAATCACCTGGGAAGTAGTGCGTAAAATTATTGAAAAAGAGCGTCCGGATGCTGTTCTGCCTACCATGGGTGGTCAGACTGCACTGAACTGTGCACTGGATCTGGAACGTCACGGCGTACTGGCCGAGTTCGGCGTAGAAATGATCGGTGCGACTGCTGACGCAATTGATAAAGCAGAAGACCGTCGCCGTTTCGATCTGGCGATGCGTTCTATCGGTCTGGAATGTCCTCGTGCCGGTATCGCGCACAACATGGACGAAGCGTGGGACGTTCAGAAGACCGTTGGTTTCCCATGTATTATCCGTCCATCTTTCACCATGGGTGGTTCAGGCGGCGGTATCGCCTACAACCCGGAAGAGTTCGTTGAGATCTGTGAGCGTGGTCTGGATCTGTCTCCGACCAAAGAACTGCTGATCGACGAATCTCTGATCGGTTGGAAAGAGTACGAGATGGAAGTGGTGCGTGATCGTAACGATAACTGCATCATCGTTTGTTCCATCGAAAACTTTGACCCGATGGGTGTGCACACCGGTGACTCAATCACTGTTGCACCAGCTCAGACACTGACTGATAAAGAATATCAGCTGATGCGTAACGCCTCGATGGCGGTACTGCGTGAGATCGGTGTTGAAACCGGTGGTTCAAACGTACAGTTCGGTATCAACCCGGATGATGGCCGCATGGTAATCATCGAGATGAACCCGCGTGTATCCCGTTCATCAGCACTGGCATCTAAAGCGACCGGTTTCCCGATTGCAAAAATTGCTGCCAAGCTGGCGATTGGTTACACCCTGGATGAGCTGATGAACGACATCACTGGTGGTAAAACTCCAGCGTCTTTCGAACCATCTATCGACTACGTAGTAACCAAAGTTCCACGCTTCAACTTCGAGAAGTTTGCCGGTGCTAACGACCGTCTGACTACCCAGATGAAATCTGTGGGTGAAGTAATGGCGATTGGCCGTACCTTCCAGGAATCGCTGCAGAAAGCAATGCGTGGTCTGGAAATCGGCAGAACAGGTTTTGACCCGGTGATCGACGCTGATGCGGATGATGTGAAAGCAACTATCCGTCATGAACTGCAGAATCCGGGTGCGGATCGTCTGTGGTATGTGGCTGACGCATTCCGTGCCGGTATGTCACTGGAAGAGATTTTCAACGATACCAAGATTGATCCATGGTTCCTGATCCAGATTGAAGAACTGCTGAATCTGGAAGCTCAGGTTGCCGCTACCGGTCTGACTGGTATTGATGCAGACTTCATGCGTAAGCTGAAACGTAAAGGTTTCGCTGATGCACGTCTGGCAAAACTGCTGAACGTGAAAGAAGCTCAGGTTCGTGAACTGCGTTATCAGCACAAAGTGCTGCCGGTTTACAAACGTGTGGATACCTGTGCCGCGGAATTCTCGACCAACACTGCCTACATGTACTCTACCTATGAGGAAGAGTGTGAAGCAGCACCAACCAACAAAGACAAAATCATTGTTCTGGGTGGTGGTCCGAACCGTATCGGTCAGGGTATCGAATTCGATTATTGCTGTGTTCATGCGGCACTGGCGCTGCGCGAAGACGGTTATGAAACCATCATGGTTAACTGTAACCCTGAAACTGTTTCTACCGACTATGACACTTCCGATCGTCTGTATTTCGAACCAGTGACACTGGAAGACGTGCTGGAAATCGTACGCATTGAGAAGCCAAAAGGCGTGATCGTGCAGTACGGTGGTCAGACTCCGCTGAAATTGTCCCGTGCACTGGAAGCTGCCGGCGTACCAATCATTGGTACCAGCCCGGATGCGATTGACCGTGCCGAAGACCGTGAGCGTTTCCAGCAGGCGGTTGAACGTCTGGGCCTGAAACAGCCACAGAACACCACTGTGACTGCGATGGAACAAGCGGTTGAGAAAGCGAAAGAAATCGGTTATCCGCTGGTAGTTCGTCCGTCCTATGTACTGGGTGGCCGCGCAATGGAAATCGTTTCTGACGAAATCGACCTGCGTCGTTATTTCAACGAAGCAGTCAGCGTTTCTAACGAATCGCCGGTATTGCTGGATCACTTCCTGGATAACGCAATTGAACTGGACGTAGATGCAATCTGCGACGGCGAAGTTGTCGTGATCGGTGGTGTGATGGAACACATTGAACAATGTGGTATCCACTCCGGTGACTCAGGCTGTTCATTGCCACCTTACTCGCTGAAAGCCGATGTTCTGGCTGAGATCCGCGAACAGGTTCGCAAGCTGGCCATGGAACTGAAAGTCGTTGGTCTGATGAACGTACAGTTCGCAGTTAAAGACGATGTTATTTACCTGATTGAGGTAAATCCGCGTGCTGCACGTACTGTACCGTTCGTATCGAAAGCGACCGGTGCGCCACTGGCGAAGATTGCTGCCCGTGTCATGGCGGGTCAGTCTCTGGCTCAGCAAGGTTTCACTAAAGAAATCATTCCACCTTACTTCTCTGTAAAAGAAGTAGTGCTGCCATTCAACAAGTTCCCGGGTGTTGACCCGCTGCTTGGCCCTGAAATGCGCTCTACCGGTGAAGTAATGGGTGTGGGTGATACTTTCGCTGAAGCGTATGCCAAAGCACAGCTGGGTACTGGTAAAGGCTTGCCGAAATCAGGTCGTGCACTGCTGTCTGTCCGTGGCGGCGACAAGCAACGCGCTGTGGAACTGGCGGCTGCACTGATCAAGGCTGGTTTTGAGCTGGATGCGACATCAGGTACTTCTGATGCGCTGACCGCAGCAGGCATTGTTAACCGTAAGGTAAACAAAGTGTCTGAAGGCCGTCCGCACATTCTGGATCGTATCAAGAATGGCGAATACACCTTTATCGTGAACACTGTTGAAGGTCGTGTGGCGATTGCTGACTCTAAACAACTGCGTCGCGGCGCACTGCAGCACAAAGTGTCTTACACTACGACACTGAACGCCGGTTTTGCTTCTTGTCTGGGTATGGCGATTGATGAAACCGCCAACGTAAGTTCAGTACAAGAGCTGCATAAACGCGTTAAAGAAAGCATGTAA
- the rhtA gene encoding threonine/homoserine exporter RhtA: MSSSSDRSSVLLPVFLIIIAMISVQSGASMAKMLFPLVGAEGATSLRLMIGAIALALFYKPWRTRLVPGNIGPLLIYGVVLGGMNYLFYQSIRTLPLGVAVAFEFTGPLAVAIFSSRRAVDFLWIVLAMSGLALLLPIGHSMSDIDIPGALYALAAGGCWALYIIFGKKSGMKNGPTTVALGVGIATVCFAPIGVWQNGMALLSPDVLPLALGVGILSTALPFSLEMMALTRIPARTFGTLMSLEPAVGALSGMIILGERLTLLEWGALGAVVVASAGATLTIKTNK; this comes from the coding sequence ATGTCTTCCTCGTCTGATCGTTCATCAGTTCTGCTGCCTGTCTTTTTGATCATCATTGCAATGATTTCGGTGCAAAGCGGGGCATCGATGGCAAAAATGCTGTTTCCGCTGGTCGGTGCGGAAGGCGCAACATCGTTACGCTTAATGATTGGGGCGATCGCTCTTGCACTGTTTTATAAACCCTGGCGTACGCGGCTTGTTCCGGGCAATATCGGGCCTCTGCTGATTTATGGCGTTGTGCTGGGCGGCATGAACTATCTGTTCTATCAGTCTATCCGGACATTGCCACTTGGCGTGGCAGTCGCATTTGAATTCACTGGCCCCCTGGCGGTTGCGATCTTTTCATCCCGGCGGGCTGTCGATTTTCTATGGATAGTTTTAGCCATGTCGGGTCTGGCTCTGCTGCTGCCGATCGGTCATTCGATGTCGGATATTGATATTCCCGGTGCGTTATACGCGCTGGCTGCAGGCGGTTGCTGGGCGCTGTATATCATCTTTGGTAAAAAATCAGGGATGAAAAACGGGCCAACCACGGTGGCACTGGGTGTTGGTATTGCCACTGTCTGTTTTGCGCCGATCGGTGTTTGGCAGAATGGAATGGCGTTGCTGTCGCCGGATGTATTACCACTGGCGCTGGGGGTTGGCATCTTATCGACCGCGTTACCGTTTTCACTCGAAATGATGGCGCTGACCAGGATTCCCGCACGTACATTTGGCACGTTGATGAGTCTGGAACCTGCCGTCGGCGCACTCTCTGGCATGATCATTCTTGGTGAGCGGCTGACGTTGTTAGAATGGGGTGCATTGGGTGCGGTTGTGGTTGCGTCGGCAGGGGCGACATTAACCATTAAGACGAACAAATAA
- a CDS encoding TetR/AcrR family transcriptional regulator: MRVKSEARRQAIIEVAKDAFIRQGFENTSMSEIASRVGGSKATLYNYFSSKEEIFAAVMESSATEKIANAFKILEDSDDIRTTLTNFGMHYLHSILAPDIMAIRKMALNEADRSDIGRHFYENGPKKGWELISNYLQKQIDQHNLSTCDAGICAMHLKALLEAELVEPYALGVIAPPDESQLIAIVSRAITVFLRAYQP, from the coding sequence ATGCGGGTAAAAAGTGAAGCTCGGCGTCAGGCAATTATTGAGGTTGCGAAAGATGCTTTTATCAGACAAGGATTTGAAAACACGTCCATGTCAGAGATAGCCAGCCGGGTTGGCGGGTCAAAGGCAACGCTATATAACTATTTCAGTTCCAAAGAAGAGATCTTTGCTGCTGTGATGGAGTCTTCTGCCACAGAGAAAATTGCAAATGCCTTCAAAATCCTGGAAGACTCCGACGACATCCGCACCACATTGACTAATTTTGGTATGCATTACCTGCATTCTATTCTCGCGCCAGATATCATGGCCATCCGTAAAATGGCCCTTAATGAAGCTGATCGCTCTGATATTGGCCGTCACTTTTATGAAAATGGCCCCAAAAAAGGCTGGGAGTTGATAAGTAATTATCTCCAGAAACAAATCGATCAGCACAACCTGAGCACCTGCGATGCCGGGATCTGCGCCATGCATCTGAAAGCGTTACTGGAAGCAGAATTGGTTGAACCGTATGCCTTAGGCGTCATCGCTCCACCCGATGAAAGCCAGCTAATCGCCATTGTGTCACGGGCAATAACTGTCTTTTTACGGGCTTATCAGCCGTAG
- a CDS encoding efflux transporter outer membrane subunit — translation MKIQHASRLLSVESWRQFSLLPISVLVLSACAQAPDQNLAAPKQAAAYASANSFDVGNKVSWPENKWWLRYNDAQLNALVDEAIHDSPSLKAAAARLKSAEGLAQQAGASRYIQAGMALSASESKVSYQYQAYAPPKNWNDYGSATLNFSYDFDFWGKNKAAVAAATSDFAAAQAESATANLMISTSLVQSYAELARLYANRDTAVTALDIRKKTVSLLQQRFSNGLETQGAVRQAEALRANAEAELLSIDESIALQKNALAALLGKGPDRGLSIARPGVKLQQSFGLPKEAGVGLLGHRPDVTASRWRAESAAKRIGIAKAQFYPDVSLSAFIGYQAFGLDNLTRSGNDAGSIGPALYLPLFTGGRLQGQLTTAEASYEEAVANYNNTVTQAFHDVADVVTSSKALTARLQKTQEAVDAAQDAYQIANNRYRGGLATYLDVLTAEDALLGSQRALVNLQSRSFSLDVALVHALGGGYQAPRS, via the coding sequence GTGAAAATACAACACGCTTCACGATTACTCAGTGTGGAAAGTTGGCGTCAGTTTTCTTTGCTACCCATCAGTGTTCTGGTGTTGAGTGCTTGTGCTCAGGCTCCGGATCAGAATTTAGCAGCACCTAAGCAGGCTGCTGCTTATGCATCCGCCAATTCATTTGACGTGGGCAATAAAGTCAGCTGGCCGGAAAACAAGTGGTGGCTGCGATACAACGATGCTCAGTTAAATGCGTTGGTTGATGAGGCGATTCATGATTCACCTTCCTTAAAAGCGGCGGCGGCCAGATTGAAAAGTGCAGAAGGTCTGGCACAACAAGCGGGCGCGAGTCGTTACATTCAGGCAGGCATGGCACTGTCGGCCTCTGAATCTAAGGTCAGTTATCAGTATCAGGCCTATGCGCCACCTAAGAACTGGAACGATTACGGTTCTGCCACGCTGAACTTCAGTTATGACTTCGATTTCTGGGGTAAAAACAAAGCAGCAGTCGCGGCGGCAACGTCTGACTTCGCTGCGGCACAGGCTGAAAGTGCCACTGCAAATTTAATGATCTCCACTTCGCTGGTTCAGAGCTATGCCGAACTGGCGCGCTTATATGCCAACCGTGATACCGCGGTCACTGCCTTAGATATTCGTAAGAAAACCGTTTCGCTGCTGCAACAGCGTTTCAGCAATGGGCTGGAAACGCAGGGTGCGGTTCGTCAGGCAGAAGCGTTACGTGCCAATGCGGAAGCTGAATTGCTGAGTATTGATGAATCCATCGCGTTACAAAAAAATGCGCTGGCGGCTTTGCTGGGGAAGGGGCCGGATCGCGGTCTGTCGATTGCACGGCCAGGGGTGAAACTTCAGCAGTCGTTTGGTTTACCTAAAGAAGCCGGTGTTGGTTTGCTGGGGCATCGTCCGGATGTGACGGCATCACGCTGGCGCGCTGAGTCTGCAGCAAAACGGATCGGGATCGCCAAAGCGCAGTTTTATCCTGATGTCAGTCTTTCCGCTTTTATTGGTTATCAGGCTTTTGGTCTGGATAACTTAACCAGATCAGGTAACGACGCCGGTAGTATCGGCCCAGCACTCTATTTACCACTCTTTACCGGTGGTCGTCTGCAAGGTCAGCTGACAACCGCTGAAGCCTCTTATGAAGAAGCGGTAGCGAATTACAACAACACGGTGACACAGGCTTTCCATGATGTTGCGGATGTGGTCACCAGCTCTAAAGCCTTGACCGCGCGTTTGCAGAAAACACAGGAAGCGGTCGATGCCGCACAGGATGCGTATCAGATCGCGAACAACCGTTATCGCGGTGGCTTAGCAACCTATCTGGATGTGCTCACTGCCGAAGATGCGTTGCTGGGCAGTCAGCGTGCGCTGGTGAATTTGCAGTCCCGTTCATTCTCACTTGATGTTGCTCTGGTCCACGCTCTTGGCGGTGGTTATCAGGCTCCCCGTTCTTGA
- a CDS encoding HlyD family secretion protein produces the protein MTQMNSDITIDQFDDEFDAPRAAASRKKGFMGLAAAIVIAGVGYGSYWYLVASRYVTTDNAYTAVELAEVTPAVGGIVKAVNVVDTQQVRMGDVLVVLDDTDARLALAQAEADLGLARRRVHSYLANDEGLAAQVKAREADEKRAQAQLAAAQADLARAQVDMQRRQALLASGSVSGEELTNAKNALAQAEANLTSAKAAAAQSVANRMSTIGSKKANAALTVDSTVETNPEVLLAKARYEQAKVDLERTVIKAPVDGTIAKRQVQVGRRVQIGAPLLSVVPTQNIHVDANFKEVELRDVKIGQPVEVTADIYGDKVVYRGVVSGLSGGTGSAFSMIPAQNATGNWIKVVQRLPVRITLDANEMKHRPLQVGLSMEATIDTSAPVIHEAVAEHASYSADRQG, from the coding sequence ATGACTCAGATGAATTCAGATATAACCATTGACCAGTTTGATGATGAATTTGATGCGCCCCGGGCAGCAGCTTCCCGCAAGAAAGGCTTTATGGGCCTGGCGGCTGCCATAGTCATAGCGGGCGTTGGTTATGGTTCTTACTGGTATCTTGTCGCATCACGCTATGTCACTACCGATAACGCTTATACCGCAGTCGAACTGGCTGAAGTCACTCCGGCGGTTGGCGGTATTGTTAAAGCAGTGAATGTAGTAGACACCCAGCAGGTCAGGATGGGGGATGTGCTGGTTGTACTGGACGATACCGATGCCCGTCTGGCACTGGCGCAGGCTGAAGCGGATCTGGGGCTGGCGCGACGTCGTGTGCACAGCTATCTGGCCAATGATGAAGGTCTGGCCGCGCAGGTGAAGGCGCGTGAAGCGGATGAAAAACGGGCTCAGGCACAGCTGGCTGCGGCACAGGCCGATCTGGCGCGGGCGCAGGTTGATATGCAACGCCGTCAGGCATTACTGGCTTCTGGTTCGGTTTCCGGTGAGGAGCTGACTAATGCTAAAAATGCACTGGCTCAGGCGGAAGCGAATCTGACTTCGGCAAAAGCAGCCGCAGCACAAAGCGTGGCAAACCGTATGTCTACCATTGGCTCGAAGAAGGCGAATGCAGCATTAACAGTTGATTCTACAGTGGAAACCAACCCTGAAGTGTTACTGGCAAAAGCGCGTTATGAACAGGCAAAAGTCGATCTGGAACGTACCGTTATCAAAGCACCGGTGGATGGCACTATTGCCAAACGTCAGGTACAGGTTGGTCGTCGTGTACAGATTGGCGCACCGTTGCTGAGTGTTGTGCCGACCCAGAATATTCACGTGGATGCCAACTTCAAAGAAGTCGAATTACGTGATGTAAAAATCGGCCAGCCGGTTGAAGTTACCGCCGATATTTATGGCGACAAAGTGGTTTATCGCGGCGTGGTAAGCGGTTTGTCGGGCGGTACCGGCTCTGCGTTTTCGATGATTCCGGCTCAGAATGCCACCGGTAACTGGATCAAGGTGGTTCAGCGTCTGCCGGTGCGTATTACGCTGGATGCAAATGAGATGAAACATCGTCCTCTGCAGGTTGGTCTGTCCATGGAAGCAACGATTGATACTTCGGCTCCGGTGATTCATGAAGCGGTTGCGGAACATGCATCGTATTCTGCTGATCGTCAGGGTTAG
- a CDS encoding DHA2 family efflux MFS transporter permease subunit, whose amino-acid sequence MSSSSLNNFPQPLSGGKLVLGTICLAMANFLAILDTTIANVSVSNIAGSLGTSTSQGTYVITSYAVAEAISVPLTGWLASRFGAIRVFITCLILFGVFSALCGMATSMNMLVLFRVFLGFAGGPLMPLSQTLMIRIFPKEKSHAAIGIWSMTTLVAPIMGPILGGVLCDQLSWPYIFFVKTPFAIIAGLMCWKLLQQFETKTAKSRIDVVGLGLLVVWVAALQLMLDEGKDLDWFESNHIVILGIVALIGFVAFLIWELTARNPVVDLKVFRHRGYTTSMLTLSLGFGAFFGITVLTPLWLQIYMGYTATIAGYSTAMMGVLAIFLAPAIANLATKVDPRPLVFIGVLWLGIWTLYRSSANMDMTFWQVSLPMLFQGIGMPLFFVPLTAIALGCVSDREMDSAAGLMNFIRTLSGAFATSMVNTSWENQTRYVKAELVGLTDQSGAAAGAMANAGMGEEQTRGIMDWMLQGQSVMVATNQIFMVIAVIFAVAAFVIWLAPRPTRAVDPSAVH is encoded by the coding sequence ATGAGTAGTTCATCATTAAATAATTTTCCGCAGCCTCTTTCCGGCGGAAAACTGGTACTGGGAACAATTTGTCTGGCAATGGCTAACTTTCTGGCCATTCTTGATACGACCATTGCGAACGTATCGGTTTCTAATATTGCCGGAAGTCTGGGTACCTCGACCAGTCAGGGGACGTATGTCATTACCTCGTATGCGGTTGCGGAAGCGATTTCTGTACCGCTTACGGGCTGGCTGGCCTCACGGTTTGGGGCGATACGGGTATTTATTACCTGCCTGATCCTGTTTGGTGTTTTTTCGGCACTGTGTGGTATGGCAACAAGCATGAATATGCTGGTGTTGTTCCGCGTATTTCTGGGATTTGCCGGTGGCCCGTTGATGCCGTTATCGCAGACGCTGATGATCCGTATTTTCCCGAAAGAGAAAAGCCATGCTGCTATCGGTATCTGGAGCATGACCACGCTGGTGGCACCGATCATGGGGCCGATCCTTGGCGGCGTATTATGTGACCAGTTAAGCTGGCCGTATATCTTCTTTGTGAAAACGCCATTTGCGATCATTGCGGGCTTAATGTGCTGGAAGTTACTGCAGCAATTTGAAACCAAAACAGCCAAATCCCGTATCGATGTTGTTGGACTCGGGTTGCTGGTTGTCTGGGTTGCCGCTTTACAGCTTATGTTGGATGAAGGCAAAGATCTTGACTGGTTTGAGTCAAACCATATTGTGATTTTAGGTATTGTGGCCCTGATAGGTTTTGTCGCTTTCCTCATATGGGAACTGACAGCGCGTAATCCGGTGGTTGATCTGAAGGTGTTCCGTCACCGGGGGTACACGACCAGTATGCTGACGCTATCGCTGGGATTTGGTGCCTTCTTCGGTATTACCGTACTGACGCCGCTCTGGCTGCAAATCTACATGGGATATACCGCGACGATTGCTGGTTATTCCACCGCAATGATGGGGGTGCTGGCTATCTTCCTCGCTCCGGCGATTGCGAATCTGGCAACCAAAGTTGATCCAAGACCGCTGGTATTTATCGGTGTGCTCTGGCTGGGTATCTGGACCTTGTATCGCAGTAGCGCCAACATGGACATGACCTTCTGGCAGGTTAGTCTGCCGATGTTATTTCAGGGGATCGGGATGCCGTTGTTCTTTGTGCCGCTAACGGCCATCGCATTAGGATGTGTGTCGGATCGGGAGATGGATTCTGCTGCCGGGCTGATGAACTTCATCCGTACGCTGTCCGGTGCATTTGCAACTTCGATGGTGAATACCTCGTGGGAAAATCAGACGAGGTATGTCAAAGCTGAGCTGGTTGGTCTGACTGATCAATCCGGTGCGGCAGCCGGGGCAATGGCGAATGCCGGAATGGGTGAGGAACAAACCAGAGGCATTATGGATTGGATGCTGCAGGGGCAGAGCGTTATGGTCGCGACCAACCAGATCTTTATGGTAATAGCCGTTATTTTTGCGGTGGCGGCCTTTGTGATCTGGCTGGCACCAAGGCCAACCCGGGCAGTCGATCCGTCTGCGGTACATTAA
- the rhaD gene encoding rhamnulose-1-phosphate aldolase, with protein MSKVELNAAVMAEIEKVTEVATYLWQREWAERNGGNISVDVTEIFGEVPASMEGFPHCPLSMVGGKAAFPADSAGHIFFVKGTGERIRELRDPELAGCVLRIDDHAAGYHILWGGRGKADYKPTSEFISHVEIVMDKQRAGSNHRCVVHTHPLELIALSHHPKYAHDETAYTNACWKMLPEVRAFVPKGIGMVPYCMPGSKVMADSTTAKLRQFDVAIWEKHGAVATGSDALEAYDFVDVANKGAKLHLMCLASGFEPEGVSDKDMQELKETFNL; from the coding sequence ATGAGTAAGGTAGAACTGAATGCCGCCGTTATGGCAGAAATAGAGAAAGTAACCGAAGTTGCTACCTATTTGTGGCAACGGGAATGGGCTGAGCGCAATGGCGGAAATATCTCGGTTGATGTAACGGAAATATTTGGTGAAGTTCCTGCATCAATGGAAGGGTTTCCTCACTGTCCATTAAGCATGGTCGGTGGCAAGGCCGCTTTCCCTGCAGACAGCGCGGGCCATATTTTCTTTGTTAAAGGCACTGGTGAACGTATCCGTGAATTACGTGATCCGGAACTGGCGGGTTGTGTTTTACGTATCGATGATCATGCTGCCGGTTACCACATTCTGTGGGGCGGTCGTGGCAAAGCAGATTACAAACCGACCAGCGAATTTATCTCTCACGTAGAGATCGTGATGGATAAACAACGCGCGGGTTCAAACCACCGTTGTGTGGTGCATACTCATCCGCTGGAACTGATTGCGCTGTCTCATCATCCGAAATATGCCCATGATGAAACCGCCTACACCAATGCTTGCTGGAAAATGCTGCCGGAAGTGCGCGCGTTTGTACCAAAAGGTATCGGTATGGTGCCGTATTGCATGCCAGGCAGCAAAGTTATGGCTGACAGCACGACCGCCAAACTGCGTCAGTTTGATGTCGCGATCTGGGAAAAACACGGTGCAGTCGCTACCGGTTCTGATGCACTGGAAGCGTATGACTTTGTCGATGTAGCCAATAAAGGTGCGAAATTACACCTGATGTGTCTGGCCAGTGGTTTTGAGCCGGAAGGGGTGAGCGACAAGGATATGCAGGAACTGAAAGAGACGTTTAATCTGTAA